A genomic region of Pseudomonas migulae contains the following coding sequences:
- a CDS encoding C40 family peptidase, which yields MLNRFAPLVPLALVTLLFGCAAHTPVSEQAPQQQVKNSVTAQSSSVLFQEELATDKELADFADGKSYQLPVLADSILERGMSLIGTRYRFGGTSEAGFDCSGFIGYLFREEAGMNLPRSTREMINVDAPLVARSALKPGDLLFFATNGRRGRVSHAGIYLGDNQFIHSSSRKSGGVRVDSLGDSYWSKTFIEAKRALAMAPTVVTARK from the coding sequence ATGCTAAATCGCTTTGCACCCCTCGTGCCTCTCGCACTCGTCACCCTGTTGTTCGGTTGCGCAGCCCACACTCCAGTGTCGGAGCAAGCGCCTCAACAGCAGGTTAAAAATTCAGTTACTGCGCAATCTTCTTCCGTTCTTTTCCAGGAAGAGCTGGCCACCGACAAAGAACTGGCTGACTTCGCCGACGGCAAGTCGTACCAGCTTCCGGTTCTGGCCGACAGCATCCTCGAACGTGGCATGTCCCTGATCGGTACCCGTTACCGTTTCGGCGGCACCTCCGAGGCTGGCTTCGATTGCAGCGGTTTCATCGGATATCTGTTCCGCGAAGAGGCCGGCATGAACCTGCCGCGTTCCACTCGCGAAATGATCAACGTGGACGCACCGCTGGTTGCTCGCAGTGCGCTCAAGCCGGGCGACCTGCTGTTCTTCGCCACCAACGGCCGTCGCGGTCGTGTCAGTCACGCCGGGATCTACCTCGGTGACAACCAGTTCATCCACTCCAGCAGCCGCAAAAGCGGTGGTGTCCGGGTCGATAGCCTGGGCGACAGCTACTGGAGCAAGACCTTCATCGAAGCCAAGCGTGCACTCGCGATGGCCCCGACCGTGGTCACGGCCCGCAAGTAA
- the cobO gene encoding cob(I)yrinic acid a,c-diamide adenosyltransferase yields MTDTPDRDERHLARMQRKKAVIDERIANSPNECGLLLVLTGNGKGKSSSAFGMLARSMGHGMQCGVVQFIKGRNSTGEELFFRRFPEQVRFHVMGEGFTWETQDRQRDIAAAEAAWAVSRELLRDPSIGLVVLDELNIALKHGYLDLDQVLSDLQARPPMQHVVVTGRGAKPEMIELADTVTEMGVIKHAFQAGIKAQKGVEL; encoded by the coding sequence ATGACTGATACTCCCGATCGTGACGAACGCCACCTGGCGCGCATGCAGCGCAAAAAAGCCGTGATCGACGAACGCATCGCCAATTCGCCGAATGAGTGCGGCCTGCTGCTGGTGCTGACCGGCAACGGCAAAGGCAAAAGCAGCTCGGCGTTCGGCATGCTCGCCCGCTCCATGGGCCACGGCATGCAGTGCGGCGTGGTGCAGTTCATCAAGGGCCGCAACAGCACGGGCGAAGAACTGTTTTTCCGGCGCTTCCCCGAGCAGGTGCGTTTTCATGTGATGGGCGAGGGCTTTACCTGGGAAACCCAGGACCGCCAGCGTGATATCGCCGCCGCCGAAGCGGCCTGGGCCGTGTCCCGTGAACTGCTGCGTGATCCATCGATCGGTCTGGTCGTGCTGGATGAACTGAACATCGCCCTCAAGCACGGTTACCTCGACCTCGATCAGGTGCTCAGCGACTTGCAGGCGCGGCCGCCGATGCAGCACGTGGTGGTGACCGGTCGCGGCGCCAAGCCGGAAATGATCGAACTGGCCGACACCGTCACGGAAATGGGCGTCATCAAGCACGCCTTCCAGGCCGGGATCAAAGCGCAAAAAGGCGTCGAATTGTGA
- the cbiB gene encoding adenosylcobinamide-phosphate synthase CbiB gives MSVALLSVAAVALDALLGEPKRWHPLVAFGRFADRIEQRFNGEGRGWRSHGVTAWVIAVVPLTLLATAFSWAPYVGWIVEILALYCALGMRSLGEHVTPVATALRIDDLEEARKRVGYLVSRQTSELDKTEVARAATESVLENGSDAVFAALFWFAVAGAPGVVLYRLSNTLDAMWGYRNERFERFGWAAAKIDDVLNYIPARLVALTYALLGKTRLALKCWRNQGPTWDSPNAGPVMAAGAGALGVELGGAAIYHGELHQRPQLGEGAPADADSIDRGWQLVQRGVWLWLLILCVGAEFYA, from the coding sequence ATGAGTGTGGCGTTGTTGAGTGTCGCCGCGGTTGCGCTGGATGCGCTGCTGGGTGAACCCAAACGCTGGCATCCGCTGGTGGCGTTCGGCCGTTTTGCCGACCGCATCGAACAACGTTTCAATGGTGAGGGGCGCGGCTGGCGCAGCCACGGCGTTACCGCCTGGGTGATCGCGGTTGTGCCGCTGACCTTGCTCGCCACGGCTTTTTCCTGGGCGCCTTATGTCGGTTGGATCGTCGAGATTCTCGCGCTTTATTGCGCGCTTGGCATGCGTAGCCTCGGTGAACACGTCACGCCGGTGGCCACGGCGCTGCGCATTGATGATCTGGAGGAAGCGCGCAAGCGCGTCGGTTACCTGGTCAGCCGCCAGACCAGTGAGCTGGATAAAACCGAAGTCGCCCGCGCCGCCACCGAATCCGTCCTGGAGAACGGCAGCGACGCGGTGTTTGCCGCGCTGTTCTGGTTTGCAGTGGCGGGCGCGCCCGGCGTGGTGCTCTACCGATTGAGTAATACGCTGGATGCGATGTGGGGTTATCGCAACGAGCGCTTCGAACGGTTCGGCTGGGCCGCGGCGAAGATCGACGACGTGCTCAACTATATTCCTGCGCGACTGGTGGCATTGACCTACGCGCTGCTGGGCAAAACCCGACTCGCCCTGAAATGCTGGCGTAACCAGGGGCCGACCTGGGACAGCCCGAATGCCGGTCCGGTGATGGCCGCCGGAGCCGGTGCACTGGGTGTCGAGTTGGGCGGGGCGGCAATTTATCACGGTGAACTGCATCAGCGTCCGCAACTGGGCGAAGGCGCGCCTGCGGACGCCGACTCCATCGACCGAGGCTGGCAATTGGTCCAGCGCGGGGTATGGTTATGGCTGCTGATTCTCTGCGTGGGGGCTGAATTTTATGCTTGA
- a CDS encoding C40 family peptidase: MTMSARLALMFFAALLSACASRTPPPAPVVRAPIVFGSSQPFSPEAEDVLFRALGLVGTPYRWGGNTPDSGFDCSGLIGYVYRDVTGISLPRTTREMISMQAANVGKEGLQTGDLIFFATNGGSQVSHAGIYVGEGRFVHAPATGGTVKLDSLSKAYWQKAYLSAKRVLQPEHLARNP; this comes from the coding sequence ATGACGATGTCGGCCCGCCTCGCACTCATGTTCTTCGCAGCGCTGCTCAGCGCCTGCGCCAGCCGTACACCGCCGCCTGCGCCAGTGGTTCGCGCGCCGATTGTTTTCGGGTCATCACAACCTTTTTCTCCTGAAGCTGAAGACGTGCTGTTTCGCGCGTTGGGCCTGGTTGGCACACCTTATCGCTGGGGCGGCAACACGCCGGATTCCGGGTTCGATTGCAGCGGCCTGATCGGTTATGTCTACCGTGACGTCACCGGCATCTCGCTGCCGCGCACCACCCGCGAGATGATCAGCATGCAAGCGGCCAATGTCGGCAAGGAAGGCCTGCAAACCGGCGACCTGATTTTCTTCGCCACCAATGGCGGCTCTCAGGTCAGCCACGCTGGGATCTATGTCGGCGAAGGTCGCTTCGTCCATGCGCCGGCCACGGGTGGCACGGTGAAGCTCGACAGCTTGTCCAAGGCTTATTGGCAAAAAGCCTACCTCAGCGCCAAGCGCGTCCTGCAACCTGAGCACCTGGCGCGTAACCCATAG
- a CDS encoding O-methyltransferase, whose translation MTARTLNLDDSLYQYLLDVSLRETPLLKRLRDETQALPMARWQIAPEQGQFLALLVKLTGARRLLEVGTFTGYSALCMAAALPEDGSLICCDIPGDYNATARRYWQEAGLAERIDLRLAPALETLARLDQPEPFDLMFIDADKANYPAYLEHALRLLRVGGLAVFDNTLWSGRVLERNPESEDTRAIQALNLALKDDSRVDLSLLPLGDGLTLCRKR comes from the coding sequence ATGACCGCTCGCACGCTCAATCTCGACGACTCACTGTATCAATACCTGCTCGACGTTTCCCTGAGGGAAACGCCGCTGCTCAAACGCTTGCGCGATGAAACCCAGGCGTTGCCGATGGCGCGCTGGCAGATAGCGCCGGAGCAGGGTCAGTTTCTCGCATTACTGGTGAAGCTCACCGGCGCCAGGCGTTTGCTGGAAGTCGGCACCTTTACCGGTTACAGCGCGTTGTGCATGGCGGCGGCGTTGCCGGAGGACGGCTCGCTGATCTGCTGTGACATTCCTGGTGACTACAACGCCACGGCGCGCCGTTACTGGCAGGAAGCAGGACTTGCCGAGCGGATTGACCTGCGCCTGGCGCCGGCGCTGGAAACCCTGGCTCGGTTGGACCAGCCCGAACCATTCGATTTGATGTTCATTGATGCCGACAAGGCTAACTATCCCGCCTACCTGGAGCACGCGCTGCGTCTGCTGCGCGTCGGTGGCCTGGCGGTGTTCGACAACACGCTGTGGAGCGGGCGGGTGCTTGAGCGCAATCCCGAGAGTGAAGACACCCGAGCCATCCAGGCGCTGAATCTCGCCTTGAAGGATGACTCGCGTGTGGATCTGTCGCTGTTGCCGTTGGGGGATGGATTGACACTCTGCCGTAAACGGTAA
- the bluB gene encoding 5,6-dimethylbenzimidazole synthase, which produces MTDNAFSQAEREAVYRAIAERRDMRHFSGGTVEPELLRRLLEAAHQAPSVGLMQPWRFIRISDRALRGKIQLLVEQERIRTAEALGERTDEFMKLKVEGINDCAEVLVAALMDDRERHIFGRRTLPEMDMASLSCAIQNLWLASRAEGLGMGWVSLFEPQALADLLGLPAGAKPLAILCLGPVKEFYPAPMLVLEGWAQARPLSELLYENYWGVSQ; this is translated from the coding sequence ATGACCGACAACGCCTTCAGTCAGGCCGAACGGGAAGCGGTGTATCGCGCGATCGCCGAACGCCGCGACATGCGCCACTTCAGCGGCGGCACCGTCGAACCCGAGTTGCTCCGGCGCCTGCTCGAAGCCGCGCACCAGGCGCCGAGCGTCGGCCTGATGCAGCCCTGGCGATTCATCCGCATCAGCGATCGCGCCTTGCGCGGCAAGATCCAGTTGTTGGTGGAACAGGAACGCATCCGCACCGCCGAAGCCCTCGGCGAACGCACCGACGAATTCATGAAGCTGAAAGTCGAAGGCATCAACGACTGTGCCGAGGTGTTGGTCGCTGCGCTGATGGACGATCGCGAGCGCCACATCTTCGGCCGCCGCACCTTGCCGGAAATGGACATGGCCTCGCTGTCCTGCGCGATCCAGAACCTGTGGCTGGCGTCCCGTGCCGAAGGACTGGGCATGGGCTGGGTTTCTTTATTCGAGCCGCAAGCCCTGGCCGACCTGCTGGGTTTGCCCGCCGGGGCCAAGCCTTTGGCGATTCTTTGCCTCGGGCCGGTCAAGGAATTCTATCCGGCGCCGATGCTGGTACTCGAAGGCTGGGCGCAGGCGCGTCCGCTAAGCGAATTGCTGTATGAGAATTATTGGGGAGTGAGTCAATGA
- a CDS encoding cobyrinate a,c-diamide synthase — protein sequence MSQPRHCPAVLIAAPASGQGKTTVTAALARLHRNQGRKVRVFKCGPDFLDPMILERASGAPVYQLDMWMVGEQESRRLLWEAAGEADLILIEGVMGLFDGTPSSADLARHFGVPVLGVIDGTAMAQTFGALALGLAKYQPDLPFAGVLANRVGTLRHAQLLEGSLTEGLRWYGALSRETGIELPSRHLGLVQASELNDLDVRLDAAAESLANSCDVALPPPVEFAAPEVIAAEPLLAGVRIAVARDEAFAFTYGASLDLLRAMGAELVFFSPIRDAQLPETDSLYLPGGYPELHHVALAQNTPMLDAIRAHHAAGKPLLAECGGMLYLLDSLTDVEGTRAELVGLLAGDAVMQKRLAALALQAVDLPEGSLRGHTYHHSLTSTELEPIARGLSPNGGRGAEAVYREGRMTASYVHFYFPSNPSAVAALFAPDLDAAFASKPAPTLISALPEETRSTVGAGLLAKRP from the coding sequence GTGAGTCAACCACGTCATTGCCCGGCGGTCTTGATTGCCGCGCCGGCCTCCGGTCAGGGCAAGACCACCGTCACCGCCGCGCTGGCCCGTTTGCATCGCAACCAGGGGCGCAAGGTTCGCGTGTTCAAATGCGGCCCTGATTTTCTCGACCCGATGATTCTCGAGCGCGCCAGCGGTGCGCCGGTGTATCAACTGGACATGTGGATGGTCGGCGAGCAGGAAAGTCGTCGACTGTTGTGGGAAGCCGCCGGCGAAGCGGATCTGATTCTGATCGAAGGCGTCATGGGCTTGTTTGACGGTACGCCGTCCAGCGCTGACCTGGCGCGGCATTTCGGTGTGCCGGTGCTCGGGGTGATTGACGGCACGGCGATGGCGCAGACCTTTGGTGCGCTGGCGCTGGGGTTGGCTAAGTATCAGCCGGACCTGCCGTTCGCCGGGGTGCTGGCCAACCGTGTGGGCACCTTGCGTCATGCACAGTTGCTTGAAGGCAGTCTCACTGAAGGCTTGCGCTGGTACGGCGCGTTGTCCCGGGAAACCGGGATTGAATTGCCGAGTCGGCACCTCGGTCTGGTTCAGGCCAGTGAGCTGAACGATCTCGACGTGCGCCTCGATGCGGCGGCCGAATCACTGGCCAACAGTTGTGACGTTGCGCTGCCGCCGCCGGTGGAGTTCGCCGCTCCAGAAGTGATCGCTGCCGAGCCGTTGCTGGCCGGTGTACGGATTGCCGTGGCCCGTGACGAAGCCTTCGCCTTCACCTACGGCGCGAGCCTGGATTTGCTGCGAGCCATGGGCGCTGAACTGGTGTTTTTCTCGCCAATCCGCGATGCACAGTTGCCGGAAACCGACAGCCTCTATCTACCAGGCGGTTACCCGGAATTGCACCATGTGGCGCTGGCACAGAACACCCCGATGCTTGACGCGATTCGCGCTCACCACGCGGCGGGCAAACCGTTGTTGGCCGAGTGCGGCGGGATGTTGTATTTGCTCGACTCGTTGACCGATGTCGAAGGCACTCGCGCAGAACTGGTGGGGTTGCTGGCCGGTGACGCGGTGATGCAGAAACGGCTGGCGGCGCTGGCGTTGCAGGCGGTCGACTTGCCGGAAGGTTCGCTGCGCGGGCACACCTATCATCATTCGTTGACCAGCACCGAGCTTGAACCGATTGCTCGCGGCCTGAGCCCTAACGGCGGGCGCGGGGCGGAGGCGGTTTATCGTGAGGGGCGGATGACGGCTTCCTATGTGCACTTCTATTTCCCGTCGAATCCATCTGCGGTAGCCGCGTTGTTTGCACCGGACCTTGATGCCGCCTTCGCGAGCAAGCCCGCTCCCACATTAATCAGCGCGTTGCCTGAAGAAACGCGGTCAACTGTGGGAGCGGGCTTGCTCGCGAAGAGGCCATGA
- a CDS encoding PQQ-dependent sugar dehydrogenase, whose translation MRKPQLVLVIALAGGLAACGETSSLQVSDGTGPTPKLPEPNKTLIPTVNIAPAIGWADGAKPTAAAGTQVAAFAEGLDHPRWLYVLPNGDVLVAETNAPPKPDDGKGVKGWVMKKVMGRAGAAVPSPNRITLLRDKDHDGIAETRTVFLENLNSPFGMTLVGNDLYVADTDRLLRFRYEDGDTVIKSQPIKVVDLPGGTLNHHWTKNVIASKDGSKLYVTVGSNSNVGENGMDQEEGRAAIWEVDRATGNHRIFASGIRNPNGLAWEPRRGALWTAVNERDEIGSDLVPDYITSVKDGGFYGWPYSYYGQHIDIRVEPQNPDLVAKAIAPDYAVGPHTASLGLTFAEGNTLPAQFKEGAFIGQHGSWNRKPHSGYKVIFVPFSAGKPTGQPVDVLTGFLNDDEKAMGRPVGVVIDQQGDLLVADDVGNKVWRVSAAK comes from the coding sequence ATGCGCAAGCCCCAGCTCGTTCTCGTCATCGCCCTCGCCGGAGGGCTCGCCGCCTGCGGTGAAACCTCCAGCCTGCAAGTCTCCGACGGCACCGGCCCGACACCCAAATTGCCAGAACCGAACAAAACCCTGATCCCGACGGTGAACATCGCCCCGGCGATCGGCTGGGCTGACGGTGCCAAACCCACCGCCGCAGCGGGCACTCAGGTGGCTGCGTTCGCCGAAGGCCTCGATCACCCGCGCTGGCTGTATGTGCTGCCGAACGGCGACGTGCTCGTCGCCGAAACCAACGCGCCGCCCAAACCCGACGATGGCAAAGGCGTCAAAGGCTGGGTCATGAAAAAAGTCATGGGCCGCGCCGGTGCCGCCGTACCGAGCCCGAACCGCATCACGCTGTTGCGGGACAAGGACCACGACGGCATCGCCGAAACCCGCACAGTGTTCCTGGAAAACCTCAACTCGCCCTTCGGCATGACGCTGGTCGGCAACGACCTGTATGTCGCCGACACGGATCGCTTGCTGCGCTTCCGCTATGAGGATGGCGACACGGTAATCAAGTCGCAGCCGATCAAAGTGGTTGATCTGCCGGGCGGGACGCTGAATCACCACTGGACCAAAAACGTCATCGCCAGCAAGGACGGCAGCAAGCTGTACGTGACGGTGGGCTCCAACAGCAACGTCGGCGAAAACGGCATGGACCAGGAAGAAGGTCGCGCGGCGATCTGGGAAGTGGATCGCGCCACCGGCAATCACCGGATCTTCGCTTCGGGGATTCGCAATCCAAATGGTCTGGCCTGGGAGCCCCGGAGGGGTGCGCTGTGGACGGCCGTCAACGAGCGGGATGAAATCGGCAGCGACCTGGTGCCGGACTACATCACTTCGGTGAAGGACGGCGGTTTCTACGGCTGGCCTTACAGCTACTACGGCCAGCACATCGACATTCGCGTCGAGCCGCAAAACCCGGACCTGGTGGCCAAGGCCATCGCGCCGGATTACGCAGTCGGCCCGCACACCGCGTCGCTGGGCCTGACGTTTGCGGAAGGCAACACGCTGCCAGCGCAATTCAAGGAAGGCGCCTTCATCGGCCAGCACGGCTCATGGAACCGCAAGCCGCACAGTGGCTACAAAGTGATTTTCGTGCCATTCAGTGCCGGCAAGCCGACCGGGCAACCGGTGGATGTACTCACGGGTTTCCTCAATGACGATGAGAAAGCCATGGGCCGGCCGGTGGGTGTGGTGATTGATCAGCAGGGTGATTTGCTGGTGGCGGATGATGTGGGGAACAAGGTGTGGCGGGTTTCTGCGGCTAAATAA
- the hda gene encoding DnaA regulatory inactivator Hda, with product MKPIQLPLGVRLRDDATFINYYPGANAAALGYVERLCEADAGWTESLIYLWGKHGVGRTHLLQAACLRFEQMGETAVYLPLAELMDRGIEILDNLEQYELVCLDDLQAVAGKADWEEALFHLFNRLRDSGRRLLIAASTSPRELPVKLADLKSRLTLALIFQMRPLSDEDKLRALQLRASRRGLHLTDEVGHFILTRGTRSMSALFELLERLDQASLQAQRKLTIPFLKETLGW from the coding sequence ATGAAACCGATTCAGCTGCCCCTAGGTGTGCGTCTGCGTGATGACGCTACCTTTATCAATTACTACCCAGGCGCCAATGCCGCTGCACTCGGCTATGTCGAGCGGCTGTGCGAAGCCGACGCCGGCTGGACCGAAAGCCTGATTTATCTCTGGGGCAAGCACGGGGTAGGGCGCACGCATTTGTTGCAGGCGGCCTGTTTGCGCTTCGAACAGATGGGTGAAACGGCGGTGTATCTGCCACTGGCCGAGTTGATGGATCGCGGCATCGAAATTCTCGACAACCTCGAACAGTACGAACTGGTCTGCCTGGATGATCTGCAGGCGGTGGCCGGCAAGGCGGACTGGGAAGAAGCGTTGTTCCATCTGTTCAATCGCCTGCGTGACAGCGGTCGGCGCCTGCTGATTGCCGCGTCGACGTCACCGCGTGAATTGCCGGTGAAGCTGGCGGACCTGAAATCCCGTCTCACGCTGGCGCTGATTTTTCAGATGCGACCGCTGTCCGACGAAGACAAATTGCGTGCCTTGCAACTTCGTGCGTCCCGTCGTGGATTGCACCTGACCGATGAAGTCGGACATTTTATCCTGACCCGTGGCACTCGCAGCATGAGCGCGCTGTTCGAACTGCTTGAGCGTCTCGATCAGGCCTCTCTTCAAGCTCAGCGCAAGCTGACCATTCCGTTCCTTAAAGAGACGCTGGGCTGGTAA